The genomic window cccATATATCTcctcctttttgaacctcccACCGCTCTAGGGTGATACAAGATCATCTCTTAGTGAAGACCTGGGGGCGCCTTATGGAATCCACTGTGAGCGAATGACACTTGAACTGCGTGTAAGTACTTCAGTGGGTAGTCCCCAGTCTGTATGTTACCGAGAAATACGATCCAGGCACATGGTGTTCACGTGGAGGGGTTAGgtaccttttctgtgtttctcttgTTGTCATGGGTTCCAGTAACCTGCATCATCACTCCAAATGATCTTGGATGGTGGCACAAGCTGtgtctttttctccttcaaaCAGAAAGGTCTGGACGGCTTTGCTGAGAGGTTTTgtactctagctgtggtgcttctGAGTAGCATCTGGCGATGAGCACAGTCCTTTCATCAGGGCAGTTCATGCTGTGCAGGATTCACGGTGCCAGCATCGCTCTGCTGTCCTGCCCCGCAGGGCCATCTGGTCGCTGGATTCCAGGGAGGGCTGAGGCCGGCTGCAGGGAGGCTCCTGTCCGGGGTCTCTGCACTCAGTCAGATGCTCTCGGTGCCCCATAGCCCCCCTTTTTTTGAACAAGACAGTCCTTTACGATGGCATTAAGCTATAACAAGGGTTTTTTTGTACTTGGGGGAAAGCATAGCTAATAGATCTTCAAATAAGTTTCTGGTTATAATGTAAAGCCTGTGTGATTGCCTTTTTCAGAACAGTCTATTGTTAGCCAATTTGACACTTACCTCACTCCCTCAGCTGCCAGCTATACAGGAAGAGGTAGGAGATGACAAGACCGCCATCAAATGTGAAACCTCGACCCTCGCCTGGCCACGGTCCCTTCGGCTGGGCCGCCTGCGCACGGGGGCGCTGCGCACAGCCACCCATGAGGACCTCAGGGACGCCCACAAGTAAGCGACCTGTGTGTGCGTCGTCAGTTTCAGGAGCCCTGCGCCTCTTGTCTTGAAAGAGTTGCAAGGATGATTTTAAAGGAATACCACTGAGTTCGGTGCCTGTGTTTAGTGGTGAACTTCAGGTGCTGGGGAAGAAGAGCTCAGTGACCTCAGTGATTTTAGAAAACGTCCATCTCTACAGATTGACTCCTGTGGGAGCTTTCTTCCTGCTCTTGGTAGAGGTCTGCCCGGCCTGGGGCACGTTCCTGACAGTGACGGCCCCGTGCCTCTCGGGTTCGCTCTTGAGGGTCCCTCCCTTTTCTGCAGGGGTCTCCTCTCAGGAGACTCTGTCCCCTCCTGTGACTGACACTGTCCTCGTTCAGAACACTACTTGCTGAGCTCCCATCCTGAGCCAGGCAGCACTCAATGGGGGGCATGTGTGTTCACCTGACCAGCAGCCCTGCACGGTGACCGTCGCTCTCCTGCCACGGCCGGGCACGGTTACCCTGTGGGAGGCGGGGGACCTACCCAGAGCAGGGGAGCTCGTCTTCTCCTGGAGCATCATCACCTGCCGAGCAGCGACCCTAAGGGAGGGTCAGAGCGCCCTCTGCACCAGCTGGCCTGGAGTCAAGCCCTCCTCGCGGGAGAGCTCGAGGCAGAGAATCTCAGCTTCCCGGTGCAGTTGTCTGACGCTGGGAGCCTGCATTGCTCGTGTGGAGTGTGGTCGGTGAAGGAGACTCCAACTGTCAGCTGCGAGGTTGAGGCGCGGGTGCTGCTGGGTGCCCGTTTCTATCAGTAGCTCTTGTGGAGGGGTGTGTGTTTGCACAAGGGTGCCAGTTAAAGGTCGTTTTCTCTCCCCGAAGCTCCACAGGCTCTCAGGACAGCCCCGGGAATAAccccagcagcagcaccagcagccagGGCTCGCTGCACAAAGCCCCAAAGAAGAAGGGCATCAAGTCCTCCATCAGCCGCTTGTTTCGCAAGAAGGAAAAGGGCCGGCCTGAACACCCCAGCAAGGAGGCGTTAGGACCAGGTGGGTGCTTCACCGTTCAGAGGGAGGAGGGCCTGCAGGCATCTCCCTTCTGTGTCTCCCCTGTCGTCCCCACGAGGCTCCTGTCAATCACGCTGGGGGTCCTCCTGGGAGCAGGAGTGGAGGAGGCGTCTGTCTTCTCAATGGGTCTGAGATGATCGGCTGAGTTAATgagtggatggttggatggatggatgaattaaGAGTGAATGGATGGATTGATTAGTGAGTggtggatggatgaacagatggctggctggatgggtggatgaacGGAGCATGGAATGAATAAAGCAGATGATTGTACTCCAGTGCTAGAAACATATTCTACGAAATTGATTGAGTAGGAGCTGGGCGATGATTGTTTCATCCTAACAGTGACATGTGTTTGGAAACGGCCTAAGTGCTCCTCAGTGAGGGGTGAGGTACAATCTGTGGACACCCCACAAGGAACAGCCCGCCCTCCTTCCTGCCACCTTCCCCATCCCCAGGAGCTCATCAGGGGTTCTGcccatgccccccaccccacccgacAGCCACACAGGTCCTCCTGGGGTCCCCTCATCACACAGGGTTATCATCAGGCCCCCATATCACTCAGCTTCCTCTCCTTGAGGACAGCGTATGTTCCTGCCTCTTCAGCCACAAATGTGTTGAGTCTCGTTTGTGCTGGGTGTGGGATTTACAGGGGTAAGTAAAGCAGATGTGGTCTGGAGCACAGTTAAGtgacaagagagaaaaaggagcagATTATTAAATGCTATCCCTATTAGTAGTAAATACAATGCTGAGATGGATGGTGCATTGATTATGTACCAGATGCTGTGTGTGCCCCTTACCAAGCAGGTGCTGCCCCCTCCCGATTTACAGAGGAGGACACAGTGACAGTCACGTGGTTAGGGAGCGGTTAGGGCAGGTTCACACCCACCCAGTGGGACCAGACACTTTGCCGAGCCCTAGCCACCTCTCTCGTGGATGAAACAGGAATGAGATGGCTCTATGGCAtgatgattcaatggacatgagttggagcaaactccaggagatagtgaaggacaggaaagcctggagtgctgcaatccaaggagtgacaagagtcggacacaactgagcgactgaactaaaaccTGAGTGTGTGCTAAcctgtttcagtcgtgtctgactctgcgaccccaggaactgtagcccactagctcctctgtccatgggattctccaggcaagaagactggagtgggttgccatgctctcttccagggcatcttctcaacccagggatcgaacccacatctctcattatctattgcattggcaggcaggatctttacccctagcgccacctggaaagccccagtgaATGCTGACAACTAGAAATGCAGAAAATGAGGGCTGCTCCTAAGTTAAACTGGAAGAGCAGCAAGCACAGGTTGTAAAGAGGAAAACACACGATGAGCGACAACAGCGCCAACAGAAACAAGGGATGCGTTCACCCACAGAAAGAAAATGTCTGTGCCGTTCGGAAGAGGAGCCCATCAGCCCTTGGAGGGACAGTTGGAACCAGAATGAAAACCGAGGACATGGTCAGCAGTGCCCACCACACGGCCTGGGTGGCGTGGTGTCACTCACCAGGCTTCCTGTATCCCCAGAGCTGCTGGCAGTAACATCTCTGAGTGCCAGGCCGGGCAGCGTCCCCGAGTGAGCTAAGGCATCACTGCTCTCCTTCCAGTGCTGCTCCGGGGCCCTCTGTAGGCGGCCACCCTCATCCCCTGCCCTGCCACTTGCTGGGGCCCGGCTGTCCCCCTGGAATCCTTTCAGCCCTTGAGCTTGggtgttcccagccctctgccacgCCGGACTGGGACACAACTCAGGACTTGGGCTTGAGATATCAAGGAGACCGTGAATCTGGAAGGACACCACCCTGGGGCCTGTGAGAGAGCAGGAGAGCAAAGCCCCTACGGGGAGGAAGCAGAGCTGGGGGAACGTGCCCACAGCCtccactgcctcctgcacaagTGCCTTTTCTTTGTCTCTCCTTGACCTGAAACAaagcccagctgctgctgctccgcAGGTGATTCCTAAAGATGCACCTCCTGCCAGAGCTATTGTCCTGCTGCTCTGGGGCTGCCTGAGTGTGCTCAGGAGTATCAGACAAGTAGGGCTGCCACACCTCATACTGGAGGTGGGGGGCCTGATACTGGGGAAGGGTcggaggtggggggagggtttGAGGGTAGGGGAGGGCCTGATGCTGGCCTAGGGCCGTGACGCTGGACTGGGGTCTGATGCTGGACTAGGGTCTGATGCTGGGGAGGACCTGATGCTGGACTAGGGTGCATCATTTGGATCCCCGTCAAGGTTGCCCTCGGACACCCCACCCTGTGACCGATGGCGAGCCTCGACACCTGAACTTTGTTCCCACCCTTGGCCGGCCCACCTCAGCAGCAGAGGGGCCCTGTCCCCGCAGATGCTGAAGTGATGGAGCCTCTTGTCTCCGGAGCCAAGGGCATGAACACACCGTCGGTCGTCCTCTAGGGACACCTATGCTTCCGCCTTCTGGCCTTTCCATTGCATCCGTCCATTTCTCTTAACAGAATGTCCGTGTGATGACACGGGCTCCCATTACCAGCTCTGGTCTGTTCTCAGTGAGAGTACAGCTTACCCTCGGCACTCTTTATTGGCCCTGGGAAATTTTGCTTCAGTACTTTATTGaaagaaagcaataaataatACTGTGATAAAAATAGTTCAAAAGTAGACTGTACATACTTTGTCACATATTCGGGAAGTTCACAAAAGATTAATAGGAAAATAGAATGATAACAATGAATTGTACAAGTAAATTAAAGGCGGAACCCACATGTAAAGAAACATGCTGTCTCTGTCTACCAAGATACCAGCTGCATAATAAATATCACACTGTGACCTGAACGCATCTCTTGCTGGCTTTTTTAATGTGCcgctgaaaaagtaaaaattacattTGCTACTTATACAATCCAGAATGGCTATGTCATCACAATCTAAAAATGTACGCCTAGGTCCATTCTTTAAACATGTTTACAATCATGTAAAAAGATGATTTCCATAAAAATAAGGCCTTTGTCAGAGCTACACTACCCTGTCTGTCTGGGAAGTGGCACCTTCACTGTCCAGCTCGATGGCTCTGCAGCGGGTGCAGGGCATCGAGATTGGTCCCCAAAGAGTCTCACCGGAGAGGAGGGATCCAGGTCCACAGAGACTGGGTTACAGGAGAGATTTTCAGTCTTCTTCTAGGCATCCTTTCAGCCCAAATTTCATTAGAAGCTCACATTTAACACCCAGTACTTTTAAATCACTTCACGCTGTGGACAAAAAGCATTTCTTGCTAGAAAAAGTACAGTTTAGGCCAGTCGTTAACATCCAACAACAATTGGTTGAAATTAAGTTTTCTTATTTCAGAGTGATTGTTGGAGAGCTTGGTTACATTCTGGAAGGATAATAAAGCACACCGTGTCATGATGATTTTACAATCGCAGGAAAACCCCTTCTCTCATGGTTTAACAttgaaaaattaaacaagaaTAATTACAATAAATGCATCATTTACAAAAGCCCTGTGTTTGTTCATAGGATTTATACAGACAAGCACTACAGTACATTCATTTGAAAGACTGAAATCAGGTATCAGAACATGAAATTGATCTGAAAGGATATTCATAGCCTGAATAtacaagaaaaaggaaggaattatataaatgaagtcataagtTTCCATAAATATCAGAAAcattaaattctaaaatattttctctatggtATTCATGAATTTTTCACTAATTAAAAACCCTGTAATATCTTCGGGTCCATGTAACAAGTATTAACAGAGTAAAGATTCCATCGAGTTCA from Bos taurus isolate L1 Dominette 01449 registration number 42190680 breed Hereford chromosome 21, ARS-UCD2.0, whole genome shotgun sequence includes these protein-coding regions:
- the LOC112443149 gene encoding liprin-alpha-1-like isoform X2 produces the protein MGSLGSLRRFKSVSSLNLHPASSCASSCSPRSGQSKPQRRQHSPAQEGDQLGIMTLGDTRSSLSEDLGAPYGIHCERMTLELRLPAIQEEVGDDKTAIKCETSTLAWPRSLRLGRLRTGALRTATHEDLRDAHNSTGSQDSPGNNPSSSTSSQGSLHKAPKKKGIKSSISRLFRKKEKGRPEHPSKEALGPE
- the LOC112443149 gene encoding liprin-alpha-1-like isoform X1, producing MGSLGSLRRFKSVSSLNLHPASSCASSCSPRSGQSKPQRRQHSPAQEGDQLGIMTLGDTRSSLSEDLGAPYGIHCERMTLELRLPAIQEEVGDDKTAIKCETSTLAWPRSLRLGRLRTGALRTATHEDLRDAHNSTGSQDSPGNNPSSSTSSQGSLHKAPKKKGIKSSISRLFRKKEKGRPEHPSKEALGPGRIFTPSATWKAPVNADN